In the genome of Colletotrichum lupini chromosome 8, complete sequence, one region contains:
- a CDS encoding class II Aldolase and Adducin domain-containing protein: MRPAPRLEMIGLSEDSYGEHLITPHRTPCAYESFKIQVSTKGTQPSSHHPPIFGVCYGAHLCGMRPQARRPLLYFWKPKLPVGLHLIDAASDHRRGAHSASPSLNNQARIVRDGGPQNARAAQWTYNAGFASGPEYRLLSHSVSDVEVDPPYPYLPGLGYRQPKLELSRIKVYMRPFRMDIRVARKYSSLTLHLTHIKLKPTSAIAVSQIPHADASAVNHTNGNGVLPSSTIAPEKKPGQDKSKTLETKGFPRPQKFDDPYQQRQHLKERLALGFRIFAKNGFDAGVAGHITVRDPVEPQTFWLNPFGVPWPLLKASDLIRVDENGEVVEGGPVRLLNTAAYMIHHAVHEARPEINCVAHSHSLYGQAFSALGRNLDITTQDTCAFYNDVVLYNSFGGIVLGKEEGLRIAAALGNKKAAILQNHGLITCGKSVESCVYWFLSLERCCHQQLLADAAAGGRGHETVKIDQEDAEFTYKSIGSEVAGWFSGKPTFDMMEHESGVAYKM; the protein is encoded by the exons ATGCGGCCAGCCCCTCGATTGGAGATGATTGGCCTATCAGAGGATAGCTATGGGGAGCATCTAATCACCCCGCATCGTACCCCT TGTGCATACGAGTCTTTCAAGATACAAGTAAGCACCAAAGGTACTCAACCTTCATCTCATCATCCTCCCATCTTCGGCGTCTGTTACGGCG CTCACCTCTGCGGAATGAGGCCGCAGGCACGGCGCCCATTACTCTACTTCTGGAAGCCCAAGCTTCCTGTAGGTCTGCACCTCATAGATGC AGCCTCCGATCACCGTCGCGGAGCTCATTCCGCTTCTCCCTCACTAAACAACCAA GCACGCATCGTCAGGGATGGGGGGCCCCAAAACGCCAGAGCGGCACAATGGACGTATAATGCGGGGTTTGCCTCGGGACCCGAGTACCG ATTGCTGTCTCATTCTGTTAGTGACGTGGAAGTTGATCCCCCATACCCATACCTGCCGGGGTTGGGGTATCGGCAACCGAAGCTTGAGCTATCCCGCATTAAAGTCTATATGCGACCCTTTCGGATGGACATTCGCGTGGCGAGGAAATACTCATCTCTCACACTTCATCTCACTCATATAAAGCTCAAACCCACGTCCGCAATTGCCG TCAGCCAGATCCCCCACGCGGACGCCTCCGCCGTCAATCACACAAACGGCAACGGCGTCCTGCCCAGCTCTACCATTGCGCCTGAAAAGAAGCCCGGGCAAGACAAGTCAAAGACCCTGGAGACCAAGGGCTTCCCCCGCCCGCAAAAGTTTGACGATCCGTACCAGCAGCGCCAGCACCTTAAGGAGCGTCTGGCCCTAGGCTTCCGCATCTTTGCAAAGAACGGCTTCGACGCCGGCGTCGCTGGCCACATCACAGTCAGA GACCCCGTTGAGCCGCAAACATTCTGGCTAAACCCATTTGGCGTCCCCTGGCCACTACTCAAAGCGTCAGACCTCATCCGCGTAGATGAGAATGGCGAAGTGGTCGAGGGTGGCCCCGTCAGGCTCTTGAATACCGCCG CATACATGATTCACCACGCGGTCCATGAAGCCCGCCCCGAAATAAACTGCGTAGCCCACTCCCACTCCCTCTACGGCCAAGCCTTCTCCGCCCTCGGCCGCAACCTCGACATCACCACCCAGGACACCTGCGCCTTCTACAACGACGTCGTCCTCTACAACTCCTTCGGCGGCATCGTCCTCGGCAAAGAGGAAGGCCTGCGCATCGCCGCCGCCCTGGGCAACAAGAAGGCCGCCATCCTGCAGAACCACGGCCTCATCACCTGCGGCAAGAGCGTCGAGAGCTGCGTCTACTGGTTCCTCAGCCTCGAGCGGTGCTGTCACCAGCAGCTTTTGGCTGATGCCGCTGCGGGAGGGAGGGGCCACGAAACGGTCAAGATCGATCAGGAAGATGCTGAGTTTACATACAAGTCCATCGGATCCGAGGTGGCAGGGTGGTTTTCGGGGAAGCCTACTTTTGATATGATGGAGCATGAGTCTGGTGTTGCTTATAAGATGTGA
- a CDS encoding ABC transporter, whose protein sequence is MMDLIPRRVFALAAEARLRSQALLATAQSHAELPWINDVTQTADSGYPQALVLVISALWTASRLIRRRNKPSSPPQTATTTTVRAASIRWPWELLAQLVRASALAFLALAAARGQTPWLNALVAAYALVLGLSRLVNDLEWRHVALHQVNFALGLELLVFAASSALPCIEVSSECALAAAPAKAGLASLAAAVVLSVITPREWVPPSLENDVPMPEDYEKRGPAPEETCSWANYYLTFEWLTPVMWKGARTGEVVLEDLPQLPWYDEPLLLLARIKKARARGVTTTWTLFYLLRKEVNLMAFYISSAYASELVAPYGLYHLLGYLADPQGASVKPWLWLVLMFCGPLSRSVLFQQYVFTSTRLVVRLRSALTQELYHRAMGSMELEEDIFAPKPDGAGDKNTKDKDKKRNKKDEEAGRSTTSAGRLANLMAADVQAIFGARDVVMAGTGVPVGTILSVIGLYRMLGWPALVGTLILLLAAPVSVTISRLMGRLTRKARRAQDARISLVSEYLASIRAVKYFAWEDAVVETIEDARASEQRDLWRVSLSFVMLNQISALVPYISMITMFSLYVGVCGQPMTAATAFTTTYLVKQIRRNVGQVAFMSRQITGAAIAISRLDRYFATTTPLDEYPEGPLRIRDATFRRNKTASFQLKDLSIDFAQGGLNVVSGVSGSGKTTLLLAILGETVKEGGVITRPKDVAFASQTSWLQNDTIKENILFNSPPEPVRYDAVVNACCLPVDLRELDAGDQTVVGENGASLSGGQKARVALARALYSKAPLLLLDDIFSALDAKTAASLWERCFCSDLLKGRTVVLVAQQPWVAAQADVALTLEDGAVKHVEQNIGVVRHPVAVAKDIEGESSTEVSDNSDTEVETQTDPLNDARKVAVDKGTKDVVAQEMKASGKSARLMCKCNPLKTFKASKLTTRNKVFKYMTYFGGPGYAVFCMFLMLLSQLSVMGGTLWLSVWVDAYDRQTAVDIAFYLGVYAAVTVTESVLYAAVFLVFENGAWHAARKLHNDFIRAVMRVSLSWYKQTPVGRIINRFSSDMSSLDLSVSPQLRAFLESSLALVIRIFAISSIMPIFIVPAAVASTCGLVVGEIYTRTAVTIKRLVASSQSPIFSQFADTLAGLPIIRARAGMPDTFGDNLADKLRVWSRAAEAHFNCNRWVAMRVDVITALVGLSAGIIAVSKAGLVGAGLVGFSLHNATGLSQTILGLVRSMNDLEVELQSFVRIKEYAGLDTEEKDDESYPEEGQVEYTDTPTHVIPKTWPTTGEIEFRNVTIRYDQDGPNILTDVNLKFRAGERVAIVGRTGSGKSTLVLSLLRFTHIVSGQILYDGVDITKIPRRRLREALTIIPQEAVLFNGTLRTNLDPTGKIAEPVLERALESCQGIASFQYQPSSDVDTDADDDAAAVVARDGDSSKLALSTVVNAKGENFSHGQRQVLSLCRALVRGSRLMLLDEATASMDYETDRGIQAVLRREVNGDGGGDDRTLVTIAHRLRTIADYDTVVVMGAGRVVEAGRPVELYKARGVFYDMVHHSGERKDLEELFEGGK, encoded by the exons ATGATGGATCTCATACCTCGGAGAGTCTTTGCGCTCGCGGCTGAGGCGCGATTGCGATCCCAGGCTTTGCTGGCGACTGCGCAGAG CCATGCAGAACTACCCTGGATCAACGACGTGACCCAAACCGCCGACTCAGGGTATCCTCAagccctcgtcctcgtcatcTCTGCGCTCTGGACTGCTTCACGCCTCATCCGTCGCCGCAACAAGCCCTCATCGCCACCTCAAACCGCCACAACCACCACTGTCCGCGCCGCCAGCATCAGATGGCCCTGGGAACTCCTCGCCCAGCTCGTTCGTGCTTCCGCACTAGCCTTCCTCGCCCTCGCGGCCGCCCGCGGACAGACTCCCTGGCTCAACGCCCTCGTCGCCGCCTACGCCCTCGTCCTAGGCCTCTCACGGCTCGTCAACGATCTCGAGTGGCGGCACGTCGCCCTGCACCAGGTCAACTTCGCCCTTGGTCTCGAGCTCCTCGTCTTCGCCGCCTCCTCCGCTCTGCCCTGCATCGAAGTCTCGTCCGAGTGCGCCCTCGCGGCGGCGCCGGCGAAGGCCGGCCTCGCGAGCTTGGCGGCCGCCGTAGTCCTCTCCGTCATCACGCCCAGGGAATGGGTGCCCCCCTCGCTTGAAAACGACGTGCCCATGCCCGAGGACTACGAGAAGCGCGGGCCCGCGCCCGAGGAGACGTGCAGCTGGGCAAACTACTACCTCACGTTCGAGTGGCTCACACCCGTCATGTGGAAGGGCGCCCGCACCGGCGAGGTCGTCCTTGAGGACCTGCCCCAGCTGCCCTGGTACGACGAGCCGCTGCTGCTCCTCGCGCGGATCAAGAAGGCGAGGGCCAGGGGTGTCACGACGACGTGGACGCTCTTTTACCTGCTGCGCAAGGAGGTCAACCTCATGGCCTTTTACATCTCCTCGGCCTACGCGTCGGAGCTCGTCGCCCCCTACGGCCTGTACCACCTCCTGGGCTACCTCGCGGACCCCCAGGGCGCCTCCGTCAAGCCTTGGCTCTGGCTGGTGCTCATGTTCTGCGGCCCGCTGTCGCGCTCTGTTCTGTTCCAGCAGTACGTCTTCACGTCGACCCGTCTGGTCGTCCGTCTGCGGTCCGCCCTGACGCAGGAGCTGTACCACCGAGCCATGGGGTCCATGGAGCTCGAGGAGGACATTTTCGCGCCCAAGCCCGATGGCGCCGGGGACAAGAATACCAAGGACAAGGATAAGAAGAGGAACAAGAAGGATGAGGAGGCCGGGCGATCTACGACGTCGGCCGGTCGCCTGGCGAACCTCATGGCGGCTGACGTGCAGGCCATCTTTGGCGCGCGCGACGTCGTCATGGCCGGGACTGGCGTGCCCGTGGGCACCATTCTCTCAGTCATCGGCCTTTACAGGATGCTCGGCTGGCCCGCCCTCGTGGGCACGCtgatcctcctcctcgccgcGCCCGTGTCCGTCACCATCTCGCGGCTCATGGGCCGGCTGACGCGGAAAGCTCGGCGCGCGCAGGACGCCCGCATCTCGCTCGTCTCCGAATACCTCGCCTCCATCCGCGCCGTCAAGTACTTTGCGTGGGAGGACGCCGTCGTCGAGACCATCGAGGACGCGCGCGCCAGCGAGCAGCGCGACCTCTGGCGCGTGTCGCTGTCGTTCGTCATGCTCAACCAGATCAGCGCCCTCGTGCCCTACATCTCCATGATTACAATGTTCTCCCTCTACGTCGGCGTCTGCGGGCAGCCCATGACGGCCGCCACGGCCTTCACTACGACGTACCTCGTCAAGCAGATCCGCCGCAACGTCGGCCAGGTCGCCTTCATGTCGCGCCAGATCACCGGCGCCGCCATCGCCATCAGCCGCCTCGACAGGTACTTTGCCACCACGACGCCGCTCGACGAGTACCCCGAGGGACCCCTCCGCATCCGGGACGCCACCTTCCGCCGCAACAAGACGGCCTCGTTCCAGCTCAAGGACCTCTCCATCGACTTCGCCCAGGGCGGGCTCAACGTCGTCTCGGGCgtcagcggcagcggcaagaCGACGCTCCTGCTCGCGATCCTGGGCGAGACGGTCAAGGAGGGCGGTGTCATTACGCGGCCCAAGGACGTCGCCTTCGCGTCGCAGACGTCGTGGCTGCAAAACGACACCATCAAGGAGAACATCCTCTTCAACAGCCCCCCCGAGCCGGTCCGCTACGACGCCGTCGTCAATGCCTGCTGTCTCCCCGTCGATCTGCGGGAGCTGGACGCCGGCGACCAGACCGTCGTCGGGGAGAACGGCGCGTCCCTCTCGGGCGGCCAGAAGGCGCGCGTCGCGCTGGCTAGGGCGCTGTACTCCAAGGCGCCCCTGCTGCTTCTCGACGACATCTTTTCGGCGCTCGACGCCAAGACGGCGGCCTCGCTTTGGGAGCGGTGCTTCTGCTCCGATTTGTTGAAAGGGCGTACCGTGGTCTTGGTGGCGCAGCAGCCTTGGGTTGCGGCTCAGGCTGACGTTGCCCTGACTCTCGAGGACGGTGCCGTCAAGCACGTTGAGCAGAATATTGGTGTCGTCAGGCACCCGGTCGCTGTCGCCAAGGATATTGAAGGCGAGAGCAGCACTGAGGTCTCCGACAACTCGGATACCGAAGTCGAGACGCAGACGGATCCGCTCAACGATGCCAGAAAGGTCGCCGTCGATAAGGGAACGAAGGATGTGGTTGCTCAGGAGATGAAGGCTAGCGGGAAGAGCGCTCGTTTAATGTGTAAGTGCAACCCCCTGAAGACCTTCAAAGCTTCAAAGCTGACAACTAGAAACAAAGTCTTCAAGTACATGACCTACTTTGGCGGCCCAGGGTACGCAGTATTCTGCATGTTCCTGATGCTCCTCTCCCAGCTCTCCGTCATGGGCGGCACCCTCTGGCTCTCGGTCTGGGTAGACGCCTACGACAGGCAGACGGCCGTCGACATCGCCTTCTACCTGGGCGTCTACGCCGCCGTCACCGTCACCGAGTCGGTTCTCTACGCCGCCGTCTTCCTCGTCTTCGAGAACGGCGCCTGGCACGCCGCCCGCAAGCTGCACAACGACTTCATCCGCGCCGTCATGCGCGTCTCCCTGAGCTGGTACAAGCAGACGCCCGTCGGCCGCATCATCAACCGCTTCTCGAGCGACATGTCCTCGCTCGACCTCAGCGTCAGCCCGCAGCTCCGCGCCTTCCTCGAGAGCTCGCTGGCGCTCGTCATCCGCATCTTCGCCATCAGCTCCATCATGCCGATTTTCATCGTgcccgccgccgtcgcgTCCACGTGCGGCCTCGTCGTCGGCGAGATCTACACCCGCACGGCCGTCACTATCAAGCGTCTCGTCGCGAGCTCGCAGTCGCCCATCTTTTCGCAGTTTGCGGATACGCTCGCGGGTCTGCCTATTATTCGTGCGCGGGCCGGGATGCCGGATACTTTTGGCGATAACCTCGCGGACAAGCTCCGCGTCTGGTCTCGGGCGGCGGAGGCGCACTTCAACTGCAATCGGTGGGTCGCGATGCGCGTCGATGTCATCACGGCCTTGGTCGGCTTGAGCGCGGGCATCATTGCCGTGTCCAAGGCCGGCCTTGTGGGCGCCGGTCTTGTGGGTTTCTCGCTGCACAATGCCACCGGTTTGAGTCAGACGATCCTGGGTCTCGTCCGTAGCATGAACGACCTCGAGGTAGAGCTGCAAAGT TTCGTACGTATCAAGGAATACGCCGGCCTCGACACCGAAGAAAAGGACGACGAATCCTACCCGGAAGAAGGCCAAGTCGAATACACCGACACCCCAACCCACGTCATCCCCAAAACCTGGCCAACAACAGGCGAAATCGAGTTCCGCAACGTCACCATCCGCTACGATCAAGACGGTCCCAACATCCTCACAGACGTCAACCTCAAATTCCGCGCCGGCGAGCGCGTCGCCATCGTCGGCCGCACGGGCAGCGGCAAATCCACCCTCGTCCTCTCGCTCCTGCGCTTCACGCACATCGTGTCGGGCCAGATCCTCTACGACGGCGTCGACATCACCAAGATCCCGCGCCGCCGGCTCCGCGAGGCGTTGACGATCATCCCGCAGGAGGCCGTGCTCTTCAACGGCACGCTGAGGACGAACCTCGACCCGACGGGCAAGATCGCCGAGCCCGTGCTCGAGAGGGCGCTCGAGTCGTGTCAAGGGATCGCTTCGTTCCAGTACCAGCCTTCTTCGGACGTGGATACCGACGCGGACGACgacgcggcggcggtggtcgCGCGTGACGGTGACTCTTCCAAGTTGGCGCTGTCGACGGTTGTGAACGCCAAGGGTGAGAACTTCTCCCATGGGCAGCGCCAGGTTCTCTCGCTGTGTCGTGCGCTGGTGCGGGGCAGCAGGTTGATGTTGCTGGATGAGGCGACGGCAAGCATGGACTATGAGACGGATAGGGGCATTCAGGCTGTGCTGCGGAGGGAGGTTAACGGAGATGGTGGCGGTGACGACCGTACGTTGGTCACGATTGCCCACCGCCTGCGGACGATTGCGGATTATGATACGGTCGTCGTCATGGGGGCTGGACGGGTCGTTGAGGCGGGTCGACCGGTTGAGTTGTATAAAGCGAGAGGCGTGTTTTATGACATGGTTCATCATAGTGGTGAGAGGAAGGATTTGGAGGAGCTTTTTGAGGGTGGAAAATAA